A single Pseudomonas sp. HN11 DNA region contains:
- a CDS encoding PIN domain-containing protein, whose amino-acid sequence MIGLDTNVLVRYVTQDDPVQSAKASELIESLTTASPGFVSMVSIVELVWVLQSCYQSAKSDVVTVLETLLRTRELSVEHGEIIWQALRKFVANKADFADCLIERCAHAAGCKYTATFDLNAIKTTGMKRLA is encoded by the coding sequence ATGATCGGACTGGATACCAATGTGCTGGTGCGCTACGTCACCCAGGATGATCCCGTCCAATCTGCCAAGGCATCCGAGCTGATCGAATCACTGACCACCGCCTCGCCCGGCTTTGTCAGCATGGTGTCGATCGTGGAATTGGTGTGGGTGCTGCAAAGCTGCTACCAGTCGGCCAAGAGCGATGTGGTGACGGTACTGGAAACCCTGCTACGGACCCGCGAATTGAGCGTGGAGCATGGAGAGATCATCTGGCAGGCACTGCGCAAGTTTGTGGCGAACAAGGCCGACTTTGCAGACTGCCTGATCGAACGCTGCGCCCATGCCGCCGGTTGCAAGTACACAGCCACCTTCGACCTCAACGCGATCAAGACAACGGGCATGAAACGTCTGGCCTGA
- a CDS encoding RidA family protein — MTDRRLIIPPSMHPIVERAGYVPAVKVGKTLYCAGQVGRTAALAVIEDPEAQFVAAWENLREVLKEGGCTFDDVVDMTIYHVNMSQHMAVFRDVKNRLFPRGHCAWTTVGVSELARPGLLVEIKCVAVQR; from the coding sequence ATGACCGACCGCCGCCTCATCATTCCCCCTTCCATGCACCCCATCGTCGAGCGCGCCGGCTACGTGCCCGCGGTCAAAGTCGGCAAGACGTTGTACTGCGCAGGCCAGGTCGGGCGGACGGCTGCATTGGCGGTGATCGAGGACCCCGAGGCGCAATTCGTCGCGGCCTGGGAAAATCTGCGGGAGGTTCTGAAGGAGGGCGGCTGCACCTTCGACGACGTGGTGGACATGACCATCTACCACGTCAACATGAGCCAACACATGGCGGTTTTCCGTGACGTGAAAAACCGCCTGTTCCCACGCGGGCATTGCGCCTGGACCACAGTCGGGGTGTCCGAACTGGCACGCCCCGGTCTTCTGGTGGAAATCAAATGCGTGGCGGTGCAGCGCTAG
- a CDS encoding HAD family hydrolase, which produces MTIRAVVFDFGGVLFDWSPHHLYRKLIADDHERQSFLDTICTQAWNTEQDAGRSLAEGTRSLIEQYPHHERLIQAYYDRWHEMLKGPLPEGVAILKALHQADMPLFGLTNWSAETFPYARANYPFLECFRDIVVSGELKLIKPDAAIYNASLRQVRAHLPDIQPAEVVFIDDVAGNIEAAIALGWQGIHHVSAERTAARLRELGVGF; this is translated from the coding sequence ATGACGATTCGTGCAGTCGTTTTTGATTTCGGCGGTGTCCTGTTCGATTGGAGCCCGCACCACCTGTATCGCAAGCTGATTGCCGACGATCACGAGCGGCAATCGTTCCTCGACACCATCTGCACCCAGGCCTGGAACACCGAACAGGATGCCGGTCGCTCCCTGGCCGAAGGTACCCGGAGCCTGATCGAGCAGTACCCGCATCACGAACGTCTGATCCAAGCCTATTACGACCGTTGGCACGAAATGCTGAAGGGCCCACTACCGGAGGGTGTGGCGATCCTCAAGGCGCTGCACCAGGCCGATATGCCGTTGTTCGGGCTCACCAACTGGTCCGCTGAGACCTTCCCTTACGCGCGGGCCAACTATCCCTTCCTCGAATGTTTTCGCGATATCGTCGTGTCCGGCGAGCTGAAATTGATCAAGCCTGACGCCGCGATCTACAACGCCAGTCTCCGTCAGGTCCGGGCCCATCTTCCCGACATCCAGCCAGCTGAAGTGGTATTTATTGATGATGTTGCCGGCAACATCGAAGCGGCCATCGCCCTCGGCTGGCAGGGGATTCACCATGTGTCTGCCGAGCGCACTGCCGCGCGCTTGCGTGAATTGGGCGTGGGTTTCTAG
- a CDS encoding LysR family transcriptional regulator, giving the protein MDLFQAMSVYVKVVETGSMTAAAQACGMSTTMVGNHLRALEQRLGVSLLKRTTRKQSLTEFGGQYYQRCLEVLGLVADSEQLAEQAHSDVPKGTLRITAPPVFGTERLTPALSEFSRRYPLINLYVVLSNERMDLVDSGFDAAIRLGELETSSLIARPMQAYTLTLCASPEYLARRGTPQTPDDLQQHDCLAFAYPASDNWRDADKLWRMTGEGGEVEVPVSGSLTINSSQGLRQAAINGMGIIMLADALVQPDLESGKLVALLTTYRLPSRPMHLLYGQDRYRLPKLRAFVDFAMEKWAR; this is encoded by the coding sequence ATGGATCTGTTCCAGGCAATGTCGGTGTACGTGAAAGTGGTAGAGACCGGCAGCATGACGGCGGCGGCCCAAGCCTGTGGAATGTCTACCACCATGGTCGGTAATCATCTGCGTGCCTTGGAACAGCGGTTGGGCGTCAGTCTGCTCAAACGCACTACGCGCAAACAAAGCCTCACTGAATTCGGCGGACAGTATTACCAGCGCTGCCTGGAAGTGTTGGGATTGGTGGCCGACTCTGAGCAGCTCGCCGAACAAGCCCACAGCGATGTCCCCAAAGGCACACTGCGCATCACCGCACCTCCCGTGTTCGGCACCGAACGCCTTACCCCGGCCTTGAGCGAGTTTTCCCGGCGCTACCCGCTGATCAACTTGTACGTGGTGCTGAGCAATGAGCGCATGGACTTGGTCGACAGCGGCTTCGACGCGGCGATCCGTCTGGGTGAACTGGAAACTTCCAGCCTGATCGCCCGGCCAATGCAGGCCTACACCCTCACCCTCTGCGCCTCACCGGAGTACCTGGCGCGACGTGGCACGCCTCAGACACCCGATGATCTGCAGCAGCACGACTGCCTGGCGTTCGCCTACCCAGCGAGTGACAACTGGCGCGACGCCGACAAACTGTGGCGCATGACCGGCGAGGGAGGCGAGGTGGAGGTTCCAGTGTCCGGTTCATTGACCATCAACAGCTCCCAAGGCTTGCGCCAGGCGGCCATAAACGGCATGGGCATCATCATGCTGGCCGATGCCCTGGTGCAACCGGACCTGGAGAGCGGCAAGCTGGTGGCCTTGTTAACTACCTATCGACTGCCCAGTCGCCCCATGCACCTGCTCTACGGCCAGGACCGCTATCGCCTGCCCAAACTGCGCGCCTTCGTGGATTTCGCCATGGAAAAGTGGGCGCGCTAG
- a CDS encoding aspartyl/asparaginyl beta-hydroxylase domain-containing protein — protein sequence MNKPALRKKAVSIAWVLGVLLIIDVFPETTLVFLGLVVVCGVYDFLRNGLYDAPTIKKYFIGSGRNTWLLAPFNTLFDLLSSPNRHVYTMANLPSAWREDLQQVIDDAMTHKDEIIGYLDERMAEKKRGMLFFQWYGQPIETTLDIPQLREKLPFVKTIGVSVFNENRSTSFHFGPLRMMFRVLYNMAPAPHHEGVYIQVGKHKHYWHDDPLFIFDDTLMHASFNKNDAKRYCLFIDIVRPTPVPLVLNTVIAGFAGMAFTLRRVFYKNWKLIQ from the coding sequence ATGAATAAGCCTGCTTTGCGTAAAAAAGCGGTATCGATCGCCTGGGTACTCGGTGTGCTGCTGATCATTGATGTGTTCCCCGAGACCACGCTGGTGTTTCTCGGTCTGGTCGTGGTCTGCGGTGTCTACGACTTCCTGCGTAATGGCCTGTATGACGCGCCCACCATCAAGAAATACTTCATCGGCAGTGGCCGCAACACCTGGCTGCTGGCGCCGTTCAATACCCTGTTCGATCTGTTGAGTTCGCCTAACCGTCACGTCTACACCATGGCCAACCTGCCGTCGGCCTGGCGCGAAGACCTGCAACAGGTAATCGATGACGCCATGACCCACAAGGACGAAATCATCGGCTACCTGGACGAGCGCATGGCCGAGAAAAAGCGCGGCATGTTGTTTTTCCAGTGGTACGGCCAACCCATCGAAACCACTCTTGATATACCGCAACTGCGCGAAAAACTGCCGTTCGTGAAGACCATTGGCGTGTCGGTGTTCAACGAAAATCGCTCGACGTCCTTTCACTTCGGCCCGCTGCGCATGATGTTCCGCGTGCTCTACAACATGGCCCCGGCGCCCCATCACGAGGGCGTCTACATCCAGGTGGGCAAGCACAAGCATTACTGGCACGACGACCCGTTGTTTATCTTTGATGACACCTTGATGCATGCGTCTTTCAACAAGAACGATGCAAAGCGTTACTGCCTGTTTATCGACATCGTGCGGCCGACCCCTGTGCCCCTGGTTCTCAACACCGTGATCGCGGGGTTTGCCGGCATGGCCTTTACCCTGCGTCGGGTTTTCTACAAAAACTGGAAGCTGATTCAGTAA
- a CDS encoding LysR family transcriptional regulator, which produces MAKQLNIDLLRTFHAVARFGRFNEAAEHVHRSASTVTTHIQKLEDQVGQRLFSRSNQGVELTLYGKKLLGETTEFLKSHDRLLISLMPQRMQGKIRLGVPDTYAPSFIQAFLPRLIADNPLLELEVEARTSGELLDLFMANHLDLTITVSAHPMAQGERLGPVQPLWVAAEHFSCPSNAALPITVPVAGCPYRAAALQVLKDHGIYHRMLLESPNSSAVEACIRSGVAVGLMEESRMGEGLRQMTDLPSLPAQHLYLLCDTGNALALHLHEQVRHFKV; this is translated from the coding sequence ATGGCCAAACAGCTGAATATCGACCTGCTGCGTACCTTTCACGCCGTGGCGCGTTTTGGACGTTTCAACGAAGCGGCCGAGCATGTGCATCGCAGTGCGTCGACCGTGACCACACACATACAAAAACTGGAAGATCAGGTCGGCCAACGCTTGTTCAGTCGCAGCAACCAAGGCGTGGAATTGACGCTCTACGGCAAGAAACTACTGGGCGAAACCACCGAATTCCTCAAGAGCCATGATCGCCTGCTGATCTCGCTGATGCCCCAGCGCATGCAAGGCAAGATCCGCCTGGGCGTGCCGGACACTTATGCACCTTCGTTCATCCAGGCATTTCTGCCACGGCTGATCGCCGATAACCCGCTGCTGGAGTTGGAAGTCGAAGCGCGCACCAGCGGTGAGCTGCTCGACCTGTTCATGGCCAACCATTTGGACCTGACCATCACCGTCAGCGCACACCCTATGGCCCAGGGAGAACGCCTGGGGCCCGTACAGCCGCTGTGGGTCGCCGCCGAGCACTTCAGTTGCCCGTCGAATGCAGCACTGCCCATCACCGTGCCCGTTGCCGGTTGCCCGTATCGCGCCGCCGCCTTGCAGGTATTGAAGGATCACGGGATTTATCACCGCATGCTGCTGGAAAGCCCCAATTCATCCGCCGTTGAAGCCTGTATCCGCAGTGGCGTGGCGGTAGGCCTGATGGAAGAAAGCCGCATGGGTGAAGGGCTCAGGCAAATGACAGATCTGCCGTCGTTGCCGGCGCAACATCTGTACCTGTTGTGCGATACCGGCAATGCACTGGCGTTGCATCTGCATGAACAAGTCAGGCACTTCAAGGTGTGA
- a CDS encoding DMT family transporter has protein sequence MTRSTLKRLLLQVAFVLSWSSGYIGAKLGTQGGGAFNLLFWRFLLVSVCLGLFLNVRLLKVSWVQVRHYAVIGFLSQFLYLSCLYVAIQNGLPPGIAAIIAALQPLMTAALSTGSATERSGGWQWSGLMISFIGVSIVIAGQYGSGGGSVGLVMYLLPLAAALGLTLATLYERRTVQHQDAGLVLPLFIQSLLTLIGFTGAVLYTGTLSIPHDHDVLISIVWLTLFSTFVAYLSLWMLLRVMTATHVAALVYLEPPVTLVWAALMFGDVINASTYAGIAVVVAGLLLVRLKRPTVACAS, from the coding sequence ATGACGCGATCAACCTTAAAGCGGCTGCTGTTGCAGGTGGCGTTCGTGCTGTCATGGAGTTCGGGCTATATCGGCGCCAAATTGGGCACGCAGGGCGGCGGGGCGTTCAATCTGCTGTTCTGGCGATTCCTGTTGGTCTCGGTGTGCCTGGGATTGTTCTTGAACGTGAGGCTGTTGAAGGTCTCTTGGGTACAGGTTCGCCATTACGCCGTCATCGGGTTTCTCTCGCAGTTCCTGTACCTGAGTTGCCTCTACGTCGCGATCCAGAATGGCTTGCCTCCCGGGATCGCCGCGATCATCGCGGCGCTGCAGCCGTTGATGACGGCAGCGTTGTCGACCGGCAGTGCGACCGAGCGCAGCGGGGGTTGGCAATGGAGTGGCCTGATGATCAGTTTCATTGGCGTTTCCATCGTGATTGCCGGGCAGTACGGCAGTGGCGGTGGGAGCGTTGGCTTGGTTATGTACCTATTGCCTCTGGCTGCGGCGCTGGGGCTGACGCTGGCAACCCTGTATGAACGTCGCACGGTGCAACACCAGGACGCAGGTTTGGTGCTGCCGCTGTTCATCCAATCGCTGCTGACCTTGATCGGCTTTACCGGCGCTGTGCTCTATACCGGCACGCTGAGTATTCCCCACGATCATGACGTGTTGATCTCGATTGTCTGGCTGACCCTGTTCTCAACCTTTGTCGCGTATTTGAGCCTATGGATGCTGCTGCGTGTGATGACCGCAACCCACGTGGCGGCGCTGGTCTATCTGGAGCCGCCGGTGACGCTGGTGTGGGCGGCGCTGATGTTTGGCGATGTGATCAACGCCTCGACCTACGCCGGCATTGCCGTGGTAGTCGCCGGGCTGCTGTTGGTGCGCCTGAAACGACCGACTGTCGCGTGTGCCTCTTGA
- a CDS encoding aspartate aminotransferase family protein, with protein sequence MTAACLMTTYQPLALSFTRGLGTRLWDQQGREYLDAVAGVAVTNVGHSHPRLVTAISEQAGLLLHTSNLYSIDWQQRLAQRLTQLSGLDQAFFNNSGAEANETALKLARLHGWKKGIEEPLVVVMENAFHGRTLGTMAASDGPSVRLGFQRLPGDFLKVGFGDIAAIEAITTTFGARIAAVLLEPIQGESGVLPAPPGYLQALRDHCTRHGWLMMLDEIQTGIGRTGTWFAFQHEGIVPDVMTLAKGLGNGVPIGACLALSAVAQLFTPGSHGSTFGGNPLACRVGCTVLDIIEEQSLLQNAAVQGERLLARLRVELSEHPQVLAVRGQGLMIGVELASPYRDLAQRAAQEHGLLINVTRGKVIRLLPPLTLGAKEVEMIVRAITRLLA encoded by the coding sequence ATGACCGCCGCCTGCCTGATGACCACTTACCAGCCCCTGGCCCTGAGCTTCACCCGCGGTTTGGGTACGCGCCTATGGGACCAGCAAGGTCGCGAATACCTGGACGCGGTGGCCGGTGTGGCGGTGACCAATGTCGGCCACTCGCACCCCAGGCTGGTGACGGCGATCAGCGAGCAGGCTGGCCTGCTGCTGCATACCTCCAACCTCTACAGCATCGACTGGCAACAACGGCTGGCCCAGCGCCTGACCCAGCTGTCCGGGCTGGACCAGGCCTTCTTCAACAATTCCGGTGCCGAAGCGAACGAAACAGCCCTCAAACTGGCGCGCCTGCATGGCTGGAAAAAGGGCATTGAAGAACCGTTGGTGGTGGTGATGGAAAACGCCTTTCATGGCCGCACTCTCGGCACTATGGCAGCCAGCGATGGGCCGTCGGTGCGCTTGGGCTTCCAGCGCTTGCCGGGTGACTTTCTCAAGGTGGGCTTTGGCGATATCGCCGCGATAGAAGCCATCACCACAACATTCGGCGCGCGCATTGCAGCGGTTCTGCTGGAGCCAATCCAGGGTGAAAGTGGCGTACTGCCGGCCCCGCCGGGCTATCTGCAAGCCCTGCGTGATCACTGCACACGCCATGGCTGGCTGATGATGCTCGATGAAATCCAGACGGGTATCGGTCGAACCGGCACCTGGTTCGCCTTCCAGCATGAAGGCATCGTCCCGGACGTGATGACCCTGGCCAAAGGCCTCGGCAATGGCGTACCGATCGGCGCCTGCCTGGCACTGTCTGCCGTGGCCCAGCTGTTCACACCGGGCAGTCACGGCAGTACCTTCGGTGGCAATCCGCTGGCATGTCGGGTCGGTTGTACCGTGCTGGACATCATCGAAGAACAAAGCTTGCTGCAGAATGCGGCAGTGCAGGGCGAGCGCCTGCTGGCGCGGTTGCGCGTGGAGTTAAGTGAGCATCCGCAGGTCCTGGCGGTTCGTGGCCAGGGGTTGATGATCGGCGTCGAGCTGGCCAGCCCCTATCGAGACCTGGCCCAACGTGCCGCCCAGGAACACGGCCTTCTGATCAACGTCACGCGCGGCAAGGTCATTCGCCTGCTGCCGCCGCTGACCCTGGGTGCCAAGGAGGTCGAGATGATCGTGCGGGCCATTACCCGGTTACTGGCGTAG
- the fabV gene encoding enoyl-ACP reductase FabV, whose protein sequence is MIIKPRVRGFICVTAHPVGCEANVKEQIDYVTQHGAIEGGPKKVLVLGASTGYGLAARISAAFGCGADTLGVFFEKEGEEGKLSSAGWYNSAAFEKFAVEKGLYAKSINGDAFSDEIKRLTIETIKKDLGKIDLVVYSLAAPRRTDPQGVVHNSTLKPIGKAVTLRGINTDKGVVVDTTLEPATQEEIDGTVKVMGGEDWQLWIDALRDADVLAEGAKTTAFTYLGEKLTQDIYWNGSIGEAKKDLDKKVLTLRDNLAALKGDARVSVLKAVVTQASSAIPIMPLYLSLLFKVMKEQGTHEGCIEQVYGLFKDSLYGSQPKLDADGRLRADLAELEPKVQDAVAALWNQVTDDNVNEISDFAGYKAEFLRLFGFEVDGVDYDADVNPTVKINGLVQA, encoded by the coding sequence ATGATCATCAAACCGCGGGTTCGTGGCTTCATCTGTGTGACCGCTCACCCTGTTGGCTGTGAAGCGAACGTCAAAGAACAGATCGACTACGTGACCCAACACGGCGCCATCGAAGGCGGCCCGAAAAAGGTCCTGGTTCTCGGCGCTTCCACCGGCTACGGCCTGGCCGCGCGCATCAGTGCTGCCTTTGGCTGCGGCGCCGACACCCTGGGCGTGTTTTTTGAGAAAGAAGGTGAAGAAGGCAAGCTGAGTTCCGCCGGCTGGTACAACAGCGCCGCGTTCGAAAAGTTTGCTGTCGAGAAAGGCCTGTACGCCAAGAGCATCAACGGCGACGCGTTCTCCGACGAGATCAAGCGCCTGACCATCGAAACCATCAAGAAAGACCTGGGCAAGATCGACCTGGTTGTCTACAGCCTGGCCGCGCCACGCCGCACCGACCCGCAAGGCGTGGTGCACAACTCCACCCTCAAACCGATCGGCAAGGCCGTCACCTTGCGCGGCATCAACACCGACAAGGGCGTCGTGGTCGATACCACGCTTGAGCCAGCCACCCAGGAAGAAATCGACGGCACCGTCAAAGTGATGGGCGGCGAAGACTGGCAGCTGTGGATCGACGCCCTGCGTGACGCCGACGTGCTGGCCGAAGGCGCCAAGACCACCGCGTTCACCTACCTCGGCGAAAAGCTGACCCAGGACATCTACTGGAACGGCTCCATCGGTGAAGCCAAGAAAGACTTGGACAAAAAAGTCCTGACCCTGCGCGACAACCTCGCAGCACTGAAGGGCGACGCCCGTGTGTCGGTGCTCAAGGCTGTGGTCACCCAGGCCAGCTCGGCCATCCCGATCATGCCGCTGTACCTGTCGCTGCTGTTCAAAGTGATGAAAGAGCAGGGCACCCACGAAGGTTGCATCGAGCAGGTTTATGGACTGTTCAAGGACAGCCTGTACGGCAGCCAGCCAAAACTCGACGCCGACGGCCGCCTGCGTGCCGACCTGGCCGAGCTGGAGCCGAAAGTCCAGGACGCCGTGGCGGCGTTGTGGAATCAGGTCACTGACGACAACGTCAACGAGATCAGCGATTTCGCCGGCTACAAGGCGGAATTCCTGCGCTTGTTCGGCTTTGAAGTCGATGGCGTGGATTACGACGCTGACGTCAACCCGACCGTGAAGATCAATGGTCTGGTTCAGGCCTAA
- the ppnN gene encoding nucleotide 5'-monophosphate nucleosidase PpnN, whose protein sequence is MPQRHVINASVSPKGSLETLSQREVQQLSEAGTGSIYTLFRQCALAILNTGAHIDNAKTILDAYKDFEVRIHQQDRGVRLELLNAPADAFVDGEMIASTREMLFSALRDIVYTENELDSQRIDLSNSQGITDYVFHLLRNARTLRPGVEPKIVVCWGGHSINTEEYKYTKKVGHELGLRSLDVCTGCGPGVMKGPMKGATISHAKQRITGGRYLGLTEPGIIAAEAPNPIVNELVILPDIEKRLEAFVRVGHGIIIFPGGAGTAEEFLYLLGILMHPDNRDLPFPVILTGPKHAAPYLQQLHAFVGATLGEAAQAHYQIIIDDPAEVARQMTVGLKAVKQFRRERNDAFHFNWLLKIDEGFQRPFDPTHENMASLQLSHALPPHELAANLRRAFSGIVAGNVKDKGIRLIEQNGPYEIHGDPAIMKPLDELLQAFVAQHRMKLPGGAAYVPCYRVVQ, encoded by the coding sequence ATGCCCCAACGTCATGTCATCAATGCCTCCGTCAGCCCCAAGGGCAGCCTCGAAACCCTGTCCCAACGTGAAGTCCAGCAACTGAGCGAAGCCGGTACCGGCAGCATTTACACCCTGTTCCGCCAGTGCGCCCTGGCGATCCTCAACACCGGCGCGCACATCGACAACGCCAAGACCATCCTCGACGCCTACAAAGACTTTGAAGTGCGTATCCACCAGCAAGACCGCGGCGTGCGCCTGGAACTGCTGAATGCCCCGGCCGACGCCTTCGTCGATGGCGAAATGATCGCCAGCACCCGTGAAATGCTGTTCAGCGCCCTGCGCGACATCGTCTACACCGAAAACGAACTGGACAGCCAGCGCATCGACCTGAGCAACTCCCAGGGCATCACCGACTACGTGTTCCACCTGCTGCGCAACGCCCGGACGCTGCGCCCGGGTGTCGAGCCGAAGATCGTGGTGTGCTGGGGTGGGCACTCGATCAATACCGAAGAATACAAGTACACCAAGAAGGTCGGCCATGAACTGGGCCTGCGCAGCCTCGACGTGTGCACGGGCTGCGGTCCTGGTGTGATGAAAGGTCCGATGAAAGGCGCGACCATTTCCCACGCCAAACAACGCATTACCGGCGGGCGCTACCTGGGCCTGACCGAGCCGGGCATCATCGCCGCCGAGGCGCCGAACCCGATCGTCAACGAACTGGTGATCCTGCCGGACATCGAAAAACGCCTGGAGGCCTTCGTGCGCGTTGGTCACGGCATCATCATTTTCCCGGGCGGTGCCGGCACGGCCGAAGAGTTCCTGTACCTGCTGGGCATCCTGATGCACCCGGACAACCGCGACCTGCCGTTCCCGGTCATCCTCACCGGGCCGAAACACGCCGCGCCGTACCTGCAACAGTTGCACGCATTCGTTGGCGCCACCCTGGGCGAAGCCGCGCAGGCGCACTACCAAATCATCATTGATGACCCGGCCGAAGTGGCGCGTCAGATGACTGTCGGCCTGAAGGCGGTGAAACAATTCCGCCGCGAGCGCAACGACGCCTTTCACTTCAACTGGCTACTGAAGATCGACGAAGGCTTCCAGCGCCCGTTCGATCCGACCCACGAGAACATGGCCAGCCTGCAACTGAGCCACGCGCTGCCGCCTCATGAACTGGCGGCCAACTTGCGCCGTGCGTTTTCGGGGATCGTGGCGGGTAACGTGAAGGACAAGGGCATCCGGCTGATTGAACAGAACGGGCCGTACGAAATCCACGGTGACCCGGCCATCATGAAACCGCTGGACGAACTGCTACAGGCCTTTGTCGCCCAACACCGCATGAAGTTGCCGGGCGGCGCGGCGTATGTGCCGTGCTACCGCGTGGTGCAATAA
- a CDS encoding AbrB/MazE/SpoVT family DNA-binding domain-containing protein, with translation MEIFTMATATLTSKGQITIPVQVRTALGLETGDRVEFVEMENGQFSIIAASHRVQDLKGLIRKPARAVSIDEMNQAIAAQGAKAG, from the coding sequence ATGGAGATCTTCACTATGGCGACCGCCACACTGACCTCGAAAGGTCAAATCACCATTCCTGTCCAAGTCAGGACAGCTCTTGGCCTGGAAACAGGCGACCGGGTCGAGTTTGTTGAAATGGAAAACGGGCAGTTTTCCATCATTGCCGCGAGCCACAGGGTTCAGGACCTCAAGGGATTGATCCGCAAACCCGCCAGGGCCGTCTCTATTGATGAGATGAACCAAGCCATCGCTGCACAGGGGGCAAAAGCCGGATGA
- the punR gene encoding DNA-binding transcriptional activator PunR, protein MWSEYSLDVVDAVSRHGSFSAAAQELHRVPSAISYTVRQLEEWLAVPLFVRRHRDVELTPAGRLFIDEARGVMKKMLGTRRLCQQVANGWSGQLKVAVDSIVKPQRCRQLVWDFYRQFPEVELLLEYEVYNGVWDALADERTDIVIGATSAVPVASRFTFRDMGLLNWLCVVSTRHPLASIDGLLNDDQLRPFASLCMTDTSRNLPKRDTWTLDNQRRLVVPNWASAIDCLRDGLCVGMAPAHQVLPWIERGELVALQLSRPFPASPSCVAWAQNKLSPAMAWLLEYLGDTETLNQEWLNGPTPVTG, encoded by the coding sequence ATGTGGTCCGAATATTCCTTGGATGTGGTCGATGCCGTCTCGCGTCATGGCAGTTTCAGCGCCGCCGCTCAGGAACTGCACCGCGTGCCATCAGCCATTAGCTACACGGTGCGTCAGCTTGAAGAATGGCTGGCAGTTCCACTGTTTGTAAGACGCCACCGGGATGTGGAACTGACCCCCGCCGGCCGCCTGTTTATCGACGAAGCCCGTGGCGTGATGAAAAAAATGCTCGGCACCCGACGCCTGTGTCAGCAGGTCGCCAATGGCTGGAGCGGCCAGTTGAAGGTGGCGGTGGATTCCATCGTCAAACCCCAACGCTGTCGGCAGTTGGTGTGGGACTTCTACCGACAGTTTCCCGAAGTTGAGCTGTTGCTGGAGTACGAGGTGTACAACGGCGTGTGGGATGCCTTGGCGGATGAGCGCACTGACATTGTGATCGGCGCGACCAGCGCGGTGCCGGTGGCCAGTCGCTTCACGTTCCGCGATATGGGCTTGTTGAACTGGCTCTGCGTGGTCAGCACGCGGCATCCGCTGGCGAGCATCGACGGGCTGCTGAACGACGATCAACTGCGTCCTTTCGCCTCCCTGTGCATGACCGACACCTCGCGCAACCTGCCCAAGCGCGACACTTGGACCCTGGATAACCAACGACGCCTGGTGGTCCCGAATTGGGCATCCGCGATCGATTGCCTGCGCGACGGCCTGTGCGTCGGCATGGCGCCGGCGCATCAGGTGTTGCCGTGGATCGAACGCGGTGAACTGGTAGCGCTGCAATTGAGCCGGCCATTTCCGGCCAGCCCGTCGTGTGTGGCCTGGGCCCAGAACAAGCTGTCGCCGGCCATGGCGTGGTTGTTGGAATACCTGGGAGACACCGAAACCCTGAATCAGGAATGGCTCAACGGCCCTACGCCAGTAACCGGGTAA